One stretch of Castor canadensis chromosome 12, mCasCan1.hap1v2, whole genome shotgun sequence DNA includes these proteins:
- the Nms gene encoding neuromedin-S: MKHPLPQFPSILAIYCFCMFQIPSSGFCQPLVNPPDGLDIVRLQQLAYYLNQQATLSNQPKDNQDIYKRFLFHYSRTQEPAHPVKTGFPPVHPLMRLAAKLANRRMKRFLQGDSGDTVVDFTKKDPTVTLGWPFFLFRPRNGRNIEDKTQ, encoded by the exons ATGAAACACCCTCTTCCCCAGTTCCCTTCCATCTTGGCCATCTACTGCTTCTGTATGTTCCAGATTCCCTCCTCAG GGTTTTGTCAACCCTTAGTGAATCCTCCAGATGGTTTGGATATTGTGCGGCTTCAG CAGCTGGCATATTATCTGAATCAGCAGGCAACTCTTTCTAACCAACCTAag GACAATCAAGACATATACAAAAGG tttttattcCACTACTCCAGAACTCAGGAGCCAGCACATCCAGTTAAAACTGGG TTTCCTCCCGTGCACCCCTTAATGCGCCTGGCTGCCAAGCTCGCCAACAGGAGGATGAAAAGATTCCTGCAGGGG GACTCAGGGGATACTGTTGTGGACTTTACCAAGAAG GATCCCACTGTCACCTTGGGAtggccatttttcctttttagg CCAAGGAATGGAAGAAATATTGAAGATAAGACTCAGTAG